The sequence GGGCCACGTCGCGAAACTGCGCAGGGATCTGGGACTGTAGGTGCCGAAGGCGGGAGTCGAACCCGCACGCCCGAAGGCACGCGGACCTAAACCGCGCATGTCTGCCTGTTCCATCACTTCGGCTGAGTGACGCTCAGTCTAGGAGGCGGGATCCCGTCGTCCACCAACTGCGGAGAGATGCCGGAACGGTCGGGGCGGGAATGGGCATCTACCCACAGTTGGCGTCCTACGGGCTGCAGGTGTCCTCGATAGGGTCGAGGCGTGACGACGATTGTCCTGGCCAGCCAGTCCCCCGCACGCCTGCAGACGTTGCGCAACGCCGGGCTCGACCCGCAGGTGATCGTCAGCGGTGTGGACGAGTCGCAACTCGACGGCCTCCCGCCGCGCGAGCTCGCACTCGGACTGGCTCGGCTGAAGGCCGAAGCAGTCGCACCCCAGGTGCCCGACGCAGTGGTGATCGGCTGCGACAGCGTCCTGGAGTTCGAGGGGCAGCCGCTCGGCAAGCCACGGGACGCCGAGGAGGCGATCGCCCGGTGGCAGCGGATGCGCGGTCGCAGCGGCGTGCTCCTGACCGGCCACGCGATCGTACGCGGTGACGAACTGGTCGCCGCGACAGCCGAGACGACCGTGCATTTCGCCGACCTGAGTGACGAGGAGATCGAGGCGTACGTCGCCACCGGAGAACCGCTGCACGTGGCCGGCGCGTTCACGGTGGACTCGCTCGGCGGCCCGTTCGTCACCTCGATCGAGGGTGACTATCACAACGTGGTCGGCATCAGCCTTCCGTTGTTGCGCGAACTCCTGGGCGAGCTGGGGATCCGTTGGACGGATCTGTGGCGAGGTTGAACTCGATCGAGTCCTCGGTGCCGTACACCGCCGTGTAGCGGATCGGGCGCTGGAAGACGAAGCGCTTGAACAGGAAGAAGCGGGCCACCTGAGCGATCAGTTGCCCCACGACGTTGCCGGCCAGATTGTCCGCCAGCGGTGACGTCCACCCGAAGCCGTGCCGGGTCAACCACATGCATCCGACGGGGATGGTGAAGCTCAGGATGTTGATCACCGCGTACGAGACGAATCCCTTGCCGGCGTTCTCGACGGTGTGGTGCTTGAAGGTCCACCGGCGCGACATCTCGTACGAGATGACCATGCCGACACCGTTGGCCAGGTAGTACGACGTCGTCCTGTGCCCGTCGAG comes from Nocardioides baekrokdamisoli and encodes:
- a CDS encoding Maf family protein, with amino-acid sequence MTTIVLASQSPARLQTLRNAGLDPQVIVSGVDESQLDGLPPRELALGLARLKAEAVAPQVPDAVVIGCDSVLEFEGQPLGKPRDAEEAIARWQRMRGRSGVLLTGHAIVRGDELVAATAETTVHFADLSDEEIEAYVATGEPLHVAGAFTVDSLGGPFVTSIEGDYHNVVGISLPLLRELLGELGIRWTDLWRG
- a CDS encoding GtrA family protein, encoding MSRRRRLTGEILRFMAVGGISTASAVVLYNVMAYGIIPTPLDGHRTTSYYLANGVGMVISYEMSRRWTFKHHTVENAGKGFVSYAVINILSFTIPVGCMWLTRHGFGWTSPLADNLAGNVVGQLIAQVARFFLFKRFVFQRPIRYTAVYGTEDSIEFNLATDPSNGSPARPGVRATTEG